A segment of the Anopheles cruzii chromosome 2, idAnoCruzAS_RS32_06, whole genome shotgun sequence genome:
CTTTAGCGATAGTACAATTGCGTTCGTCAATGCTGGCATGAATCAGTTCAAGAACGTGTTTCTCGGCACCTCCGATCCACCGTGGCCGCGTGCCGTCAATTCGCAAAAGTGTGTCCGAGTCGGTGGAAAGCATAACGATCTGTCCGTCGTTGGCACGGACAGCTATCATCACACGTTCTTCGAAATGCTGGGCAACTGGTCGTTCGGAGACTATTTCAAACAGGAAGCTTGCCAGATGGCTTgggatttgttgaaaaatgtctACCGGATCGATATGGACCGGGTGTACGTGACATACTTTGGTGGTGATGCAAATCTTAACGTTCCGGCTGACGAAGAGTGCCGGGAGATTTGGTTGTCCCTTGGGTATGTATGTTCTTTCATTTCAATGGCCCGTGTGTTCGTAATACAAATGTGACCTCTACTTATTAAAGCATTCCCCGTGAAAGGGTTCTTCCGTTTGGTACACGGGATAACTTTTGGGAAATGGGTCAGAGTGGGCCATGTGGTCCGTGCACGGAAGTACATCTCGATCTTTCCGACCAGTACAAGGATACAGCCAGCAGACGACAGTTGGTAAATGCTGGCATGGCCGACCTCACAGAGATTTGGAACATCGTTTTTATACAGTACAACCGATCGCTCGATGGCGCAGGAACTATCCGAAATCTACCTCAGCATCACGTGGACACGGGAATGGGCCTTGAGCGACTCGTTGCCCACTTGCAGGGAAAGCACAGCAACTATGATACCGATCTGTTTTCACCGATCTTCCAGCGAATTCAACAGGTAAATAACCATTCGTCGGAGACCTGTTCAATCTTTGTAATGGTGTATTTGGTTTAGGTGACCAAAAAAGTTCCCTATGGTGGAAGCTTTACGCACAACAGTGCCCAGTACGAGTTGGACACCGCGTACAGGATGATGGCTGACCATAGTCGCCTGATAACGGCTTGTTTGGCTGATGGGATGTTTCCATCGCAAAAGTGAGGATAGCTGAGGTTGATGGCGCGAAAATGTTTACTTTTACTAATAGCGTTATTGTCTCGATTTGCAGTCACAAGCTTCGGCGGATCATAAGGAAGTCTCTCGCACTGGCTGCAGGCACATTCGAGTGTCTCGATTTACTTCAAAAGACGGTTCCAGCCGTTGTCGAAGTGTTGGGCGACGTATATCCGGAAATGGCCAACAATTTGCCAATTGTTTTACAGATTCTCGATCATGAGCAACGTTCCTACGAAAAGCTGTGTTCGAAACGATCCTCAGAAACCACCGCACTCATGAAGCGCTTTCCCGGTCTCGACGAATCTGAAGTTTTGGAGCATGCTGGACTTGCCGCTGCCATCAAGGAACTTGTACAGTCAAACGCCAGTAGACTCGATGGAGAGAAGATTCACAAAATGTACGATACGTACGGGTTGGACGAGGAGCTACTTGAAAAGTTGGGCGAAATGTTGAAATTTTCACTCGACTTCCGGGATTACGAGCGGTATGTTGTCGAACTGAAGCAAGGATTCAAACACGAGCTAGCGAGTCGCTTGGAAGAGCGGTTGTCAACGTTTGAACAGCTCAAGGGCAGCATCGAAGGAGCTCATGTTAAGCCTACTCGGACAGAGCAAAGGTATAACTATGCATTCAATGCACAGAAGCACATTTATGATGTGGCACCGTGCACGACGCGGGTTACTATGTTGCTCGATGATGCCGCTCGTAATCTTTGGCATGTGGTGACGGCACAAAGTAACTTTTACTGTGAATCCGGCGGTCAACAGAGTGATGCCGGGAAGCTGACAATCCTTCGGGAAGGCAGCGCAGGTAATATCTCCGGTGAGATATCGTCGGTTAACGAGCACAAAGGCTTTATCGTCCACTCGATTGCGAAGCAACCGGGTGTGACGCTCTCTGTCGGTGATCATGTCGTGCTTCAGGTGGATACTGCCAGAAGAACGATGCTCACATTTAACCACACGGCTACCCATTTGTTGAATGCGATCGTCCGGAGCGTTGTCCCACATCCAATGTGTCAACGATCCAGCAGCGTGTGGGAGAAGGGACTACGGTTGGAACTTGCCGTTAGTGGGGAAAAGATTACGCTCGATCAAATACGAACGATCGAGACGGAAATCCGTGCTGTTATTGCTCGAAATGAACCAGTGAGCGTGCGGGTTTGCAATGCATCCGAGTTGGACACCGCGTCCGTAACAACCATTCCGGGTGAAACCTATCCCGAACGGGGATTGCGCGTAGTGTCCATTGGCGGCAAAACTTCGCAAGAGCTATGCTGTGGAACTCACGCCACCAGTACCGGTGAGCTGCAAGACTTTGCCATAACGAATGTGACCCAGTCAAAGAACGGTTGTTTTGCGTTCCATGCTTGCGCTGGGCCGGCGGCCACGAAAGCACACTTTCTCGGCAAACAGATACAGAACGATGTGGCTCAGCTGCAGCAAGACGCGGAACAGAACGAGGCTCAAGAGAACATTACGATCATCGAAACACGCATGCAACGACTGAAGAATGTATTGCTGACCGGGATGGATAATAACATTCACTTGCCATATTGCGTACGTCAACGATGCCTCGATGTGATCGGGTCACTGTACCAAAGGCTGAAAGATCGTTCTCGCGAATCACTACGTGAACTAGTCGACATTGAGATGCGGAATCTGATGGAGCAGCGCCCAGCGACCAGCGAAAAGCATCGTTTCATCGTACACTTCCTCGAGTGTTCCAGCATTCTCGACGAGGTGCAGCTGAGCAAGGCAACACGATACTGCCCTGATCGACCGATTCTGGTCATTAGCATTACCGACAACCAGGTGAAAGCGAGGGCGACCATTCCGAAGGGGTTCGTTAGCGATCGCTTCACCGCAGAACGGTGGCTGGCGCAGGTGGCGCACGAATTCCGGGCACAAACCGCTGCTCCGAAGGGTCAGAATCCGGCTGAAGTTTGCAACATGAAGGCGCGCAAGGTGACGATGTCACACTTTGAGACGATGCTCGAAAATGCCCTGCGTGAAGCAAAGCGTTACGCGGAAGAAAACTTCCATCAAACGGCCCAAAGCCCGATACAGTTGAAGGAATAAATGGCGGGGTCGTCGTCGAGTCCGACGAACTGTTTTGTTATGAATTGTTTACTCATGGTGGTTGATAATTCCGATGGTTTGAATTTGGTCTTACTGCACGATGATAGGAATTAGTCGCTTTACTTTTGGTTTTGGATCTCACCCTGCCTATCGATTGGGTGGAACagtttaattttccatttttttccattctaaACAACTAGCTTACCGGGTTTCGTTCACTTAGCTtaacagacacacaccgacactTTGGAGCTCGTAGCAAAATGGCCTTCTGGCGGTTTACGCTTTGGCACCTGCCGCTTTTTCACGGGCCTTCTTGCCCTCCGTCAGCGATAGTCGCTCCTTTTCGGAAAGCGGTGTCAGTAGGTTCGTGACGACACCCGTACCGAGCGTAATGTGACCGTCACGGAGGGTAAAGCGCTGGCCCTGTTCCAGCACCATCGGTCTCATCAGCCGCAACTGCAGCTTAGCGTCTTCGCCGGGCATCACCATGTCCTTACCGGGAATGATCACCTGCGTCGCACAGTCCCAAGTGCGGGAAAACATTTGCAACTGGATAAAGCTGGTGAATGGTCTGTGGCGGCCGCCCTCATCCTTGCTGAGAATGTACACCTGCGCCTCGAAGTTATCGTTTGCCTTCATCGTACCCGGCTTGCACATGACCATGCCACGCTTGATGTCATCACGTTTAATGCCTCTCACCAGTGCTCCGAGCTGATCGCCGGCGTGTGCTTCTTCGAGAATTTTGTGGAACATCTCGACTCCGGTGATGGTGGATTTGATAACCTGTAAAACCACGGTCGCATCAGGTGTCTGCTTCAACTCGCAGCTCTCGAATCACATACCTTATTGTAGCCAACAAATTCACATTCTTGACCCTTCTTCACCGTTCCACGCTCCAAACGTCCCGTCACTACCGTACCACGGCCGGGAATACTGTGCACCGATTCAACCGGCAACAGGAATGGTTTGTCCAGCTCGCGTACCGGTGTCGGAACGTATTTGTCAACCTCCTCGAGCAGCTTCATCACCGCGTTGGCTCCCATTTCTGGTTCGCGGCCTTCGAGCGCACACAGGGCCGAACCCTTAATCACCGGTACATTATCACCGTCGAAGCCCATCTCCGACATTAGCTCACGAATTTCCATCTCGACCAGGTCCACCATCTCCTGATCGGCCGCGTCCACCTTGTTGATAAAAACCACAATGTAGTTCACGCCGATTTGCTTCGCTAGCAGCAAATGTTCCCGGGTCTGCGGCATAGCACCGTccgtggcggccaccaccagaaTCGCACCGTCCATCTGCGCCGTGCCGGTGATCATGTTTTTGATGTAATCGGCGTGCCCGGGACAGTCGGTGTGACCGTAGTGACGGCTTTCCGTCTGGTACTCGATGTGAGCCACATTGATCGTGATGCCGCGGGCCTTCTCCTCCGGTGCGTTGTCGATATCGGAATACTTTTTGCTTTCCGCCAGATCCTTATCGGCCAGCACCTTCGTAATTGCGGCCGTCAGCGTCGTTTTGCCGTGATCGACGTGCCCGATCGTTCCGACGTTGCAGTGTGGTTTGTCGCGCTTGAACACCTCCTTCTCGGCGTAAAATCTCACCGGAACGGCATGCGATTGCAGCACCGCCGCACCATTACGTGCAATGTGCAGTCCGCTGCCTACGGACAGGATCTGGGCGACCGTCTTCCTCGCGACTGTACCATCCCGgccgaagcataaaaacgaTACAAGGAAATGATTACTGCTTTAACCTCACTTTTCATGCGATCGCGGTCGCTCTTCTTCACTTACTCGGGCTCAGTGCGGCTCGCAGGGCCAGATACGTCGACATGGCGAGTACGTCGAGAAGAGAAAAGCAGACAGCTTTTTCGAATCTACGGTACAAAAAGTAACAATACCCGGTACGGAACACTAAAACTGATTTTCGAGAGaaaatttttcactttcttgcGCAAGAACACTTCTCGCCGATTTTGACGTTTCTCGCATATGACAGCGCGCGGTGACCAGAACTTGGTGTGCCAGTGTGGCCAGACAAGCCAGTATCACAAAATGTGTTCGTGAATGCTCAAAAATACACAAATTCCTGTTTCTTTCCATGCTATGTAGCTATACGAGGAAATTTCCAAATGATGAGGTGAATTTAGAATATAACGTGTAAATTTAATGAACCATTTTCACCCGAGAATCGTTGCTGAAGATGCTTGTAAATTTCCAACAAAAGGAGTGTATCACTCAATCCTGCAATGTAAACGGattgttttgttattaaaaTTTTGTTCGCagcaaattcaatttccaatgTGCCTTCGGGATTTTTCGCAAGTTGACTTCGGCTTTTTTCGGAATTTTCGCAacttgactcgggtgtcaggttcgtcatcaaagttaggttcgcagtgtcttagttaggttcCAAAATCTGtcaaattcataaaaacaactttcataaaatatttgacgtttcgtgttttgataTTTCGTGTAggacaaattaacaaaaatcCATTTGTACATTAAgacgaaagaagcttcaagctcaaaatctctatGAATCTATGAGTCGGACGCATTTTGCGTGTAAGAGATACATAATTTCCCGTCGAATTTTACGTGTTTTCGGTTAAAATATTCGGacgtgttttccggttccggttcctaAGGTGATCGTTTCGTCAGTCCGAGTTGTTTCGTCGCGGTAGTGCGCCTTTCTCGGTAGGTTCATCGGCACCATTTCTGTCTGCTGCGCGGCCGTCCGTCGCTGTGCTAAATAGCTAGCACTAAGATCTAGAGACCGATAGCCAGGGCACTACGATGTTGACATAATGGCGCACACCACGGGATTACCAGTGAATCGGGCGCACGTAATACTGTGGGATAGTCAGGTGTGTCGGGT
Coding sequences within it:
- the LOC128268694 gene encoding alanine--tRNA ligase, mitochondrial; the protein is MIFRLFFTPRTWRPAVRGVRHLSGSRAGPSANEIRHQFIDYFTVKHNHRLVRSSSLVPFSDSTIAFVNAGMNQFKNVFLGTSDPPWPRAVNSQKCVRVGGKHNDLSVVGTDSYHHTFFEMLGNWSFGDYFKQEACQMAWDLLKNVYRIDMDRVYVTYFGGDANLNVPADEECREIWLSLGIPRERVLPFGTRDNFWEMGQSGPCGPCTEVHLDLSDQYKDTASRRQLVNAGMADLTEIWNIVFIQYNRSLDGAGTIRNLPQHHVDTGMGLERLVAHLQGKHSNYDTDLFSPIFQRIQQVTKKVPYGGSFTHNSAQYELDTAYRMMADHSRLITACLADGMFPSQNHKLRRIIRKSLALAAGTFECLDLLQKTVPAVVEVLGDVYPEMANNLPIVLQILDHEQRSYEKLCSKRSSETTALMKRFPGLDESEVLEHAGLAAAIKELVQSNASRLDGEKIHKMYDTYGLDEELLEKLGEMLKFSLDFRDYERYVVELKQGFKHELASRLEERLSTFEQLKGSIEGAHVKPTRTEQRYNYAFNAQKHIYDVAPCTTRVTMLLDDAARNLWHVVTAQSNFYCESGGQQSDAGKLTILREGSAGNISGEISSVNEHKGFIVHSIAKQPGVTLSVGDHVVLQVDTARRTMLTFNHTATHLLNAIVRSVVPHPMCQRSSSVWEKGLRLELAVSGEKITLDQIRTIETEIRAVIARNEPVSVRVCNASELDTASVTTIPGETYPERGLRVVSIGGKTSQELCCGTHATSTGELQDFAITNVTQSKNGCFAFHACAGPAATKAHFLGKQIQNDVAQLQQDAEQNEAQENITIIETRMQRLKNVLLTGMDNNIHLPYCVRQRCLDVIGSLYQRLKDRSRESLRELVDIEMRNLMEQRPATSEKHRFIVHFLECSSILDEVQLSKATRYCPDRPILVISITDNQVKARATIPKGFVSDRFTAERWLAQVAHEFRAQTAAPKGQNPAEVCNMKARKVTMSHFETMLENALREAKRYAEENFHQTAQSPIQLKE
- the LOC128268696 gene encoding elongation factor Tu, mitochondrial codes for the protein MSTYLALRAALSPIARKTVAQILSVGSGLHIARNGAAVLQSHAVPVRFYAEKEVFKRDKPHCNVGTIGHVDHGKTTLTAAITKVLADKDLAESKKYSDIDNAPEEKARGITINVAHIEYQTESRHYGHTDCPGHADYIKNMITGTAQMDGAILVVAATDGAMPQTREHLLLAKQIGVNYIVVFINKVDAADQEMVDLVEMEIRELMSEMGFDGDNVPVIKGSALCALEGREPEMGANAVMKLLEEVDKYVPTPVRELDKPFLLPVESVHSIPGRGTVVTGRLERGTVKKGQECEFVGYNKVIKSTITGVEMFHKILEEAHAGDQLGALVRGIKRDDIKRGMVMCKPGTMKANDNFEAQVYILSKDEGGRHRPFTSFIQLQMFSRTWDCATQVIIPGKDMVMPGEDAKLQLRLMRPMVLEQGQRFTLRDGHITLGTGVVTNLLTPLSEKERLSLTEGKKAREKAAGAKA